A single window of Nicotiana sylvestris chromosome 5, ASM39365v2, whole genome shotgun sequence DNA harbors:
- the LOC104243744 gene encoding glucan endo-1,3-beta-glucosidase 6-like, which translates to MGLFPWSKSFGVVLFLVLVSPVSGIGANWGTQSTHRLPPEIVVRMLRENGIRKVKLFDADYDTLKALGKAGPELEVMVGIPNDLLSTLASLKAAEKWVSKNVSVHISNNNVNIRYVAVGNEPYLTTYNGTYLRTTLPAMQNVQTALVKAGLGNKVKVTCPLNADVYESSSGLPSGGDFRAAIHGFVSQLVKFLSDNGCPFTINIYPFISLYNDPNFPVEYAFFDGNATPLNDGGTTYTNMFDANHDTLVWALQKNGFGNVPIIIGEIGWPTDGDRNANAQLAQRFNQGFMQHISEGKGTPMRPGPVDAYLFSLIDEDAKSIQPGNFERHWGIFTYDGLPKYSLNLGTTNSGALVQAKNVKYLERKWCVFKPNAKVDDPQIAPSMSYACGLADCTSLGYGTSCGGLDARGNISYAFNSYYQINNQLDDACKFQGLGTVTKSDPSTGTCRYGLMIEPYYGGAERQLGYTRMALALLLFMWTLL; encoded by the exons ATGGGGTTATTTCCATGGTCAAAATCATTTGGGGTGGTGTTATTTCTTGTATTGGTTTCTCCAGTGAGTGGTATAGGAGCTAATTGGGGAACTCAATCAACACACCGTTTGCCTCCTGAAATAGTAGTGAGAATGCTAAGAGAAAATGGGATCCGGAAAGTTAAGCTATTTGATGCAGATTATGACACACTTAAAGCTTTAGGGAAAGCTGGTCCTGAACTTGAAGTTATGGTTGGTATTCCTAATGATTTGCTTTCCACTTTGGCTAGCTTGAAAGCTGCTGAGAAATGGGTTTCTAAAAATGTTTCTGTCCACATCTCTAATAACAATGTCAACATCAG GTATGTTGCAGTTGGAAATGAACCTTACTTGACAACCTACAATGGAACTTACCTTCGAACAACTCTTCCTGCTATGCAAAATGTCCAAACTGCACTCGTAAAAGCTGGCCTCGGTAATAAAGTAAAGGTTACTTGCCCCCTCAATGCTGATGTTTATGAGAGCTCCAGTGGCTTGCCATCAGGTGGTGATTTTCGAGCTGCTATCCATGGCTTTGTGAGCCAACTTGTCAAGTTCTTAAGCGACAATGGTTGTCCCTTTACTATCAATATCTATCCATTCATAAGCCTTTATAATGACCCCAACTTTCCAGTTGAATATGCCTTCTTTGATGGAAATGCAACACCTCTAAATGATGGTGGGACAACCTACACCAACATGTTTGATGCAAATCACGATACTCTTGTGTGGGCTTTACAGAAGAATGGGTTTGGGAACGTCCCTATAATAATCGGAGAAATTGGTTGGCCCACTGATGGTGACCGCAATGCTAACGCACAACTTGCACAGCGATTCAACCAAGGATTCATGCAGCATATATCAGAAGGAAAAGGCACCCCTATGAGGCCTGGGCCTGTTGATGCCTATCTTTTTAGTTTAATTGATGAGGATgctaagagcattcaacctggaAATTTTGAACGTCACTGGGGAATATTTACATATGATGGCCTACCCAAATACTCGCTAAATCTTGGCACTACAAATTCAGGGGCTTTAGTTCAAGCTAAAAATGTGAAATATTTGGAGAGGAAGTGGTGTGTGTTCAAACCCAATGCTAAGGTGGATGATCCCCAGATTGCGCCTAGCATGAGCTATGCTTGTGGACTTGCTGACTGCACGAGTCTCGGGTATGGAACATCTTGTGGAGGTTTGGATGCACGTGGAAATATTTCATATGCGTTCAACAGCTACTACCAGATAAACAATCAGCTTGACGATGCTTGCAAGTTCCAAGGGCTTGGAACTGTCACAAAGTCAGATCCATCAACTGGTACTTGCCGGTATGGGCTCATGATAGAGCCATACTACGGAGGTGCAGAACGACAACTTGGCTATACAAGGATGGCGTTGGCTCTACTTCTCTTTATGTGGACACTTTTGTGA